From the Litorilinea aerophila genome, one window contains:
- a CDS encoding DUF1328 domain-containing protein, producing the protein MLRWALIFLIVALVAAALGFGGIAGAAAGIAKILFWVFVALFIISLFFGRRAVT; encoded by the coding sequence ATGTTACGCTGGGCACTGATTTTCCTGATTGTGGCACTGGTCGCCGCGGCCCTGGGCTTCGGCGGTATCGCAGGTGCCGCAGCCGGCATCGCCAAGATTCTATTCTGGGTGTTTGTGGCTCTGTTCATCATCTCCCTCTTCTTTGGCCGCCGGGCTGTGACGTAA
- a CDS encoding beta propeller repeat protein, with translation MPRRICLLAVTVLVALVTITIPVAALHAEDAWTRLDGPLLPGGHVYDLAVAPSHPRRLYAVVSHPQGLRLFRSDDGAANWYMPTGTFLPVPGGMASVAVDPSDADRLFVATGGGVFRSVDGGVSWEMVSSISGYVAMPASDHLYVVGRLPDQEESSCQEPWTFAHSADGGESWVQTELPCVREVVSLNSPSDSPNLILLGVETLDRGITLLRSTDGGQSWSDTNLRLLFRYRSRDVAFDPRDGLIVYAFNHRTLYKSSDGGQSWQSWTFTVPLDADFTQLTVDPEGQLYLAAKEVTVTSPSSYTSMLRIYRSEDGGLSWWRSQQTFPETWATDLVVAPDQPERLYLGLSEAGIWRSDNRVGLWQESNQGIETPAWISQLAAVPQSSILYAAARSGGFSRTGLFRSEDNGETWTQVLLDVPVMGIAVAAQGEQELVLATTVQGQLYSLQRQGTPGGEQVRAIEPLNMVVRDVAISVQDPGVRLLGGWRSLGEYQREGQIALWQSGGEGYGSYWRTQVLTGTREVLFVDIHPDNPRIMVAAGLDEHDSDVIFLSTDGGQSWDELFRGEVDIPFQCRYLDVQLSRGSVYMLCPVYPIYTTPLSERMWSPWLAGLQGDPSALVLLAEDSPILGTHDGVWWWRRDQRQWELLGLADQWVTALEIGGSEGEWLFAGNTLGVWRHPLPTVPPIQLYLPAVGQETSLRH, from the coding sequence ATGCCTCGCAGAATCTGCTTATTGGCGGTGACCGTGCTGGTGGCACTGGTTACCATCACCATTCCCGTAGCGGCCCTGCATGCCGAAGACGCATGGACCCGACTCGATGGCCCCCTGCTGCCGGGCGGCCATGTGTACGACCTGGCGGTGGCACCCTCTCACCCCCGGCGCCTCTATGCCGTGGTCAGCCATCCCCAGGGGCTGCGTCTATTTCGGAGCGACGATGGTGCGGCGAACTGGTACATGCCAACCGGTACATTCCTGCCCGTCCCGGGTGGCATGGCTTCCGTTGCCGTGGATCCATCGGACGCGGATCGGCTCTTTGTCGCCACGGGAGGGGGTGTCTTTCGCTCTGTGGATGGCGGCGTAAGCTGGGAAATGGTCAGTTCGATCTCCGGCTACGTAGCCATGCCGGCGTCAGATCATCTGTATGTGGTGGGACGCCTGCCTGATCAGGAAGAGAGTTCCTGCCAGGAGCCCTGGACCTTTGCCCACAGTGCCGATGGCGGTGAAAGTTGGGTTCAGACAGAGCTGCCCTGCGTGCGGGAGGTGGTGAGCCTGAACAGCCCGTCAGATAGTCCGAACTTGATTCTGCTGGGGGTTGAAACGCTGGATCGTGGCATTACCCTCTTGCGTAGCACGGACGGCGGTCAGTCTTGGAGTGACACGAACCTGCGTCTCTTATTCCGCTATCGCTCGCGCGACGTAGCCTTCGATCCTCGAGATGGTCTGATAGTCTACGCGTTCAACCACCGAACCCTGTACAAGAGCAGCGATGGTGGGCAAAGCTGGCAGAGCTGGACGTTCACCGTTCCGCTCGATGCTGACTTCACGCAACTGACGGTGGATCCGGAGGGTCAGCTCTACCTGGCAGCAAAGGAGGTGACTGTCACTTCGCCATCCTCTTACACCTCTATGCTACGCATCTATCGCAGCGAGGACGGCGGCCTGAGCTGGTGGCGCTCTCAGCAGACATTTCCCGAAACATGGGCAACGGACCTGGTGGTGGCGCCCGATCAACCTGAGCGTCTTTACCTGGGCTTGAGTGAGGCCGGGATCTGGCGCAGTGATAATCGGGTCGGCCTGTGGCAGGAAAGCAACCAGGGCATCGAAACGCCCGCCTGGATCTCCCAACTCGCCGCCGTGCCCCAAAGCTCAATCCTATACGCCGCTGCACGCTCCGGAGGCTTCAGCCGCACAGGGCTGTTTCGCAGTGAAGATAACGGAGAAACCTGGACTCAGGTATTGTTGGACGTGCCTGTGATGGGGATAGCCGTGGCAGCTCAGGGGGAGCAAGAGCTGGTGCTGGCGACCACGGTTCAAGGACAACTCTATTCTCTCCAACGCCAGGGCACCCCTGGAGGAGAACAGGTACGGGCCATCGAGCCTCTGAACATGGTAGTCAGAGACGTGGCCATCTCGGTCCAGGATCCTGGCGTTCGACTCCTGGGCGGGTGGAGGTCGCTTGGGGAGTACCAGCGAGAAGGCCAGATCGCCCTGTGGCAGAGCGGCGGAGAAGGCTATGGTTCCTACTGGCGCACCCAGGTTCTAACAGGAACCCGAGAAGTATTGTTTGTGGATATTCATCCGGATAATCCCCGGATCATGGTGGCTGCAGGCCTCGATGAACATGACAGCGATGTCATCTTTCTCAGCACAGACGGCGGCCAGAGTTGGGACGAGCTTTTTCGCGGCGAAGTAGATATTCCGTTTCAGTGTCGCTATCTGGACGTGCAGTTGAGCCGAGGCAGCGTCTACATGCTGTGCCCTGTCTATCCAATATACACTACCCCTTTGTCGGAGAGGATGTGGAGCCCGTGGCTAGCCGGTCTACAAGGAGATCCGTCGGCCCTGGTGCTCCTGGCTGAAGATAGCCCCATCTTGGGCACACATGATGGCGTCTGGTGGTGGCGGCGTGATCAACGCCAGTGGGAGCTATTGGGGTTGGCCGACCAATGGGTCACGGCCTTGGAGATAGGAGGCAGCGAAGGGGAATGGCTCTTTGCAGGCAATACGCTAGGCGTCTGGCGCCATCCTTTGCCGACGGTCCCGCCCATCCAGCTTTATCTCCCTGCCGTTGGCCAAGAGACGTCGCTCCGCCACTGA
- a CDS encoding Gfo/Idh/MocA family protein, which yields MSNERIRAAIIGTGGIARSHMAALQQEEDRVEVVAAVDIDSDRVRAFSEQYAIPRAYTDPAEMLAKESPQLVHIATPPSTHCELSVQAMEAGAWVLCEKPLCASLAEMDRIEEAEARTGNYTSSVFQWRFGSGGQHLKRLITEGALGRPLVCVNLTVWYRTPEYYAVPWRGKWATELGGCSMGHGIHAMDFMLWLLGEWEEVRAMMGTLDREIEVEDVSMATVRFANGAMASVTNSVLSPREESYLRFDFQKATVELTHLYRYTNENWRYSIPNGAPYADELATWQQIPENVPSSHGSQLRHFLDSMARGERPPVSGPDVRGTIEFLASLYKSAMTGQPVTRGSITPDDPFYHRMCGPCDQSWQRR from the coding sequence ATGTCGAATGAACGAATTCGGGCGGCTATCATCGGCACCGGTGGCATCGCCCGTTCCCACATGGCCGCCCTGCAGCAGGAAGAGGACCGGGTCGAAGTGGTGGCCGCAGTGGACATTGACAGCGACCGGGTGCGGGCCTTCAGCGAGCAGTACGCCATTCCCCGGGCCTACACCGACCCGGCCGAGATGCTGGCCAAAGAGTCGCCCCAGCTGGTCCACATCGCCACCCCGCCCAGCACCCACTGCGAGCTCAGCGTCCAGGCCATGGAGGCCGGCGCCTGGGTGCTCTGCGAAAAACCCCTCTGTGCTTCTCTGGCCGAGATGGACCGCATCGAAGAGGCGGAGGCCCGCACGGGGAACTACACCAGCAGCGTCTTCCAGTGGCGCTTCGGCTCTGGCGGCCAACACCTGAAGCGCCTGATCACCGAAGGCGCGCTGGGGCGCCCCCTGGTCTGCGTGAACCTGACCGTCTGGTACCGAACGCCCGAATATTACGCGGTCCCGTGGCGGGGCAAGTGGGCCACCGAGCTGGGCGGATGCAGCATGGGCCACGGCATCCACGCCATGGACTTCATGCTCTGGCTGCTGGGTGAGTGGGAAGAAGTGCGGGCCATGATGGGCACCCTGGACCGGGAGATCGAGGTGGAGGATGTCTCCATGGCCACCGTCCGCTTTGCCAACGGCGCCATGGCCAGCGTCACCAACAGCGTCCTCTCCCCTCGGGAGGAATCCTACCTGCGCTTTGACTTCCAGAAGGCGACGGTGGAGCTCACCCACCTCTACCGCTACACCAACGAAAACTGGCGCTACTCCATCCCCAACGGCGCGCCCTACGCCGATGAACTGGCCACCTGGCAGCAGATCCCGGAAAATGTCCCTTCCTCCCACGGCAGCCAGTTGCGCCACTTCCTGGACAGCATGGCCCGGGGTGAACGGCCACCGGTGAGCGGACCGGACGTGCGGGGAACCATTGAATTCCTGGCCAGCCTGTACAAATCGGCCATGACCGGCCAGCCGGTTACCCGGGGCTCCATCACGCCCGACGACCCCTTCTACCACCGCATGTGTGGCCCCTGCGACCAGTCCTGGCAGCGCCGGTAG
- a CDS encoding c-type cytochrome — MPADSSLPDAPQTNAFASLPSEAQPVEPSPEPDEGGRTSVPMYPPAWVARGEEVYRQNYCGTCHELASIGAGGIFGPSHNRMAVVAAARIQEPGYTGKATTAAEYIRESIVEPDLYLVADYRLTAHRMPSYRHLPLGDLEALVAFLMAQG; from the coding sequence ATGCCCGCCGATTCGAGCCTGCCCGACGCGCCACAAACGAATGCATTTGCGTCGCTGCCATCTGAGGCCCAGCCGGTTGAGCCATCCCCAGAGCCCGATGAAGGCGGGCGTACATCTGTTCCGATGTATCCGCCGGCCTGGGTGGCCCGTGGCGAAGAGGTGTACCGACAGAACTACTGTGGCACCTGTCATGAACTGGCATCGATCGGCGCCGGTGGCATCTTTGGCCCTTCCCACAACCGGATGGCTGTGGTGGCCGCGGCCCGCATCCAGGAGCCAGGCTACACGGGGAAGGCCACCACAGCCGCAGAATACATCCGGGAAAGCATCGTCGAGCCGGATCTCTACCTGGTCGCAGATTACCGGTTGACCGCACACCGGATGCCTTCCTACCGGCATCTCCCTCTGGGCGATCTGGAGGCCCTGGTGGCGTTCCTGATGGCTCAAGGTTGA
- a CDS encoding ScyD/ScyE family protein, giving the protein MNLRQPRLLSLFLVLALLLTFAPWGGTALADSHTGELVAEGFNGPMGILVAPDGSIWVIDSGLGGETEFPFLDPASGQEVTARYGDSARIVRIDETGEQTVVANLPSISAGQDMLGGARLALLDGTLYATSSQWLGDPTTSPPVDTIAAVVKVEDGAITAVANTWAFEAANNPDGLIYDSHPYGLAAGPDGMLWVADAAANDLLKVDPATGAIELVTVFEGVPAPFPNPIRGDAMETDPVPTGVTVGADGNVYVALLPGFPFTPGSAKVMQISADGAAVDYATGLTMLTDVQAGPDGSLYAVQFAVFGEQGPVPNSGAIVRVQEGDASQTVVEGLSFPTAIAFNEAGDAYVTVNGVGAPGSGAVVKFAGLASGDMAEEEMGEEEAMAETPAVHVSDQETDGTQVTVDQVVAAEAGWLVIHADGDGRPGPVIGKTAVPAGTTDNVVVVLDEPIYGETTLWAMLHVDAGELGTYEFPGADGPVRVDDAVVVTPFTATAPEMMTEESPAEEEEMAEESETAEEEVPPPDQLPQTGVAANSLPSSVAVAGLVLLALVGGVAWRRRQG; this is encoded by the coding sequence ATGAATCTACGTCAACCCCGTTTGTTGTCCCTCTTTCTGGTATTGGCCCTGCTGCTCACCTTTGCACCCTGGGGAGGGACTGCCTTAGCCGATTCCCACACCGGGGAGCTGGTGGCTGAGGGCTTCAACGGCCCCATGGGCATCCTGGTGGCCCCCGATGGCAGCATCTGGGTCATCGACAGTGGCCTGGGCGGGGAGACCGAGTTCCCCTTCCTGGATCCGGCGTCGGGCCAGGAGGTGACGGCCCGGTACGGCGATTCGGCGCGCATTGTCCGCATCGACGAGACGGGCGAGCAGACGGTGGTGGCCAACCTGCCCTCCATTTCGGCCGGCCAGGATATGTTGGGTGGGGCCCGCCTGGCCCTCCTGGATGGCACCCTCTACGCCACCAGCAGCCAATGGCTGGGCGATCCGACCACCAGCCCACCGGTGGATACCATCGCGGCGGTGGTCAAGGTGGAGGATGGCGCCATCACGGCGGTGGCCAACACCTGGGCCTTTGAGGCAGCCAACAATCCCGACGGCCTGATCTATGATTCCCACCCCTATGGCCTGGCGGCTGGCCCCGACGGTATGCTCTGGGTGGCGGACGCCGCGGCCAACGATCTCCTGAAGGTGGACCCGGCCACCGGTGCCATCGAGCTGGTGACCGTCTTCGAAGGCGTGCCCGCTCCTTTCCCCAACCCCATCCGGGGTGACGCCATGGAGACCGATCCGGTGCCCACGGGGGTGACCGTGGGCGCGGATGGCAACGTCTATGTGGCGCTCCTCCCCGGCTTCCCGTTCACTCCCGGCTCTGCCAAGGTCATGCAGATCTCGGCGGATGGCGCGGCCGTGGACTACGCCACCGGGTTGACCATGCTCACCGACGTCCAGGCTGGCCCGGACGGCTCCCTGTATGCCGTTCAGTTCGCGGTCTTCGGCGAGCAGGGTCCTGTGCCCAACAGCGGCGCCATTGTGCGGGTCCAGGAGGGCGACGCTTCCCAGACGGTGGTGGAGGGTCTCTCCTTCCCCACGGCCATTGCCTTTAACGAGGCGGGCGACGCCTACGTGACTGTCAACGGCGTGGGTGCGCCGGGTTCAGGCGCGGTGGTGAAGTTTGCCGGCCTGGCCTCCGGTGACATGGCCGAAGAAGAAATGGGCGAAGAGGAGGCCATGGCCGAAACCCCTGCCGTGCACGTGTCCGACCAGGAAACGGACGGCACCCAGGTGACCGTGGACCAGGTGGTGGCTGCGGAAGCCGGCTGGCTGGTCATCCACGCCGATGGGGATGGCCGTCCCGGGCCGGTGATCGGCAAGACGGCGGTTCCGGCCGGCACCACGGATAACGTGGTGGTGGTGTTGGATGAGCCCATCTACGGCGAGACGACCCTCTGGGCCATGCTCCATGTGGATGCAGGCGAACTCGGCACCTATGAGTTCCCCGGTGCCGATGGGCCGGTGCGGGTGGATGACGCGGTGGTTGTGACGCCCTTCACCGCCACCGCGCCGGAGATGATGACGGAAGAGTCTCCGGCCGAGGAGGAAGAGATGGCGGAAGAGTCCGAGACGGCCGAAGAGGAGGTACCCCCACCGGACCAGCTACCCCAGACTGGCGTGGCCGCCAATTCCCTGCCCTCGAGTGTGGCGGTGGCCGGCCTGGTCCTGCTGGCCCTGGTGGGCGGTGTGGCCTGGCGACGTCGCCAGGGATAA
- a CDS encoding anhydro-N-acetylmuramic acid kinase yields the protein MTNQATWKKRTPLLVAGLISGTSADGIDVAIAEIHGHPHDPQQPLGLALQAFDTVSWPSPERALIFQLFSGQADVATVCRANFRLGKCFADALIQVARAGNIPLDRLDLIGSHGQTIWHDVQDGQVTSTLQIGEPAVIAARTGVTTVANFRVADVAVGGQGAPLVSIFDWLLLRPPPRLNGVAGGWRAVQNIGGIGNVTFLPPTDSQAAPLAFDTGPGNVLMDWAAHWASDGALSYDRDGLLARQGRIVPDLVARWLEHPYFRLPPPKTTGRELFTEELAARWRAEAEAAGASPTDFVATVTALTAASIADAYARFAPGPVAQVVVAGGGSHNPTLMARLREQLAERLGHPVEVIPHDALGFNADAKEALTFALLAYLCALGQPGNVPACTGARHPQVLGQIAPGRNYSGLFSR from the coding sequence ATGACCAATCAAGCTACCTGGAAGAAGCGCACGCCCCTGCTGGTTGCCGGGCTGATCAGCGGCACCTCGGCCGACGGCATCGACGTGGCCATTGCCGAAATCCATGGCCACCCCCATGATCCCCAGCAGCCCCTGGGCCTCGCCCTGCAGGCCTTTGACACGGTGTCCTGGCCATCGCCAGAGCGGGCGCTGATCTTCCAGCTCTTCAGCGGGCAGGCGGATGTGGCCACCGTCTGCCGGGCCAACTTTCGCCTGGGGAAATGCTTCGCCGATGCCCTGATCCAGGTGGCCCGGGCCGGGAACATCCCGCTGGACAGGTTGGACCTCATCGGCAGCCACGGCCAGACCATCTGGCACGATGTCCAGGACGGGCAGGTGACCAGCACCCTGCAGATCGGCGAGCCGGCTGTCATCGCTGCCCGCACCGGGGTGACCACCGTGGCCAACTTCCGCGTGGCCGACGTGGCCGTGGGCGGACAGGGCGCGCCCCTGGTGAGCATCTTCGACTGGCTGCTGCTGCGGCCGCCGCCCCGGCTCAACGGCGTGGCGGGCGGCTGGCGGGCTGTCCAGAACATCGGCGGCATCGGCAACGTGACCTTCCTGCCACCGACAGACAGCCAGGCGGCTCCCCTGGCCTTCGACACCGGGCCCGGCAATGTTCTCATGGATTGGGCCGCCCACTGGGCCAGCGACGGCGCCCTGAGCTACGACCGGGACGGCTTGCTGGCCCGCCAGGGGCGGATCGTTCCGGACCTGGTGGCCCGCTGGCTGGAACATCCCTACTTCAGGCTCCCTCCGCCCAAGACCACCGGCCGGGAGCTTTTTACCGAGGAGCTGGCTGCCCGGTGGCGCGCAGAGGCGGAGGCCGCCGGCGCCAGTCCCACGGACTTCGTGGCCACGGTCACCGCCCTGACCGCGGCCAGCATCGCCGATGCCTATGCCCGCTTTGCACCCGGCCCGGTGGCCCAGGTAGTGGTGGCCGGCGGCGGCAGCCACAACCCAACCCTGATGGCCCGGCTCCGGGAGCAACTGGCGGAACGGCTGGGTCACCCCGTGGAGGTGATTCCCCACGACGCGCTGGGCTTCAACGCGGACGCCAAAGAAGCCCTCACCTTCGCCCTGCTGGCCTACCTCTGTGCGCTGGGGCAACCGGGCAACGTCCCTGCCTGCACCGGTGCCCGCCATCCCCAGGTGCTGGGCCAGATCGCGCCGGGCCGGAACTATTCGGGGCTCTTTTCCAGGTAA
- a CDS encoding COG4315 family predicted lipoprotein: MSHPTRILAILIVVSLLAVGVLSHPALVTARSHAQYDTPAAEASAAVTVHDQAIREGSVTVAEVVSDGPGWIVIHRDEDGSIGPVIGYAPVADGTNTDVVVPIDVDQATPTLYAMLHTDAGEEGVYEFPGADGPVQVDGQVVSPAFAVTNLDALAIEALRAQQQRFQVAVAMHELNTAGLHALEELLTQGGVVNPDDAGWIQSLYWVVDMADWPEELHEDAEALSHTLEELAEAVAAEDAEAAAGLATAAHEGQHSLVEAADAWLKAQEAEEYPEEAAAPAEEAAPAEEAAGAVPTVQVGSTEALGEFLMDGAGMTLYLFLRDEPNVSNCYDACASRWPPLLVDGEPVAGEGVDPALLGITERTDGTLQVTYNGWPLYYFARDERPGDTLGQGVGDVWYVISPTGEVVQ, translated from the coding sequence ATGTCCCATCCAACCCGCATTCTGGCCATTCTCATCGTCGTCTCCCTCCTGGCGGTGGGCGTGCTCTCCCACCCGGCCCTGGTGACGGCCCGGTCCCATGCCCAGTATGATACACCCGCTGCCGAGGCGAGCGCCGCGGTCACCGTGCACGACCAGGCCATTCGGGAGGGCAGTGTCACCGTGGCCGAAGTGGTGAGCGACGGTCCCGGCTGGATCGTCATTCACCGGGATGAAGATGGCAGCATCGGCCCGGTGATCGGCTATGCCCCCGTGGCCGACGGCACCAATACGGATGTGGTGGTGCCCATCGACGTGGACCAGGCCACGCCCACCCTGTACGCCATGCTCCACACCGATGCCGGTGAGGAGGGCGTCTATGAATTCCCCGGCGCCGACGGCCCCGTCCAGGTGGATGGCCAGGTGGTCTCCCCGGCCTTTGCCGTGACCAACCTGGATGCCCTGGCGATTGAGGCCTTGCGGGCCCAACAGCAGCGCTTCCAGGTGGCGGTTGCCATGCACGAGTTGAATACCGCCGGCCTCCATGCCCTGGAAGAGCTCTTGACCCAGGGCGGCGTGGTGAACCCCGACGACGCCGGCTGGATCCAGAGCCTCTACTGGGTGGTGGACATGGCGGACTGGCCCGAGGAGCTTCATGAGGATGCAGAGGCCCTGAGCCACACCCTGGAAGAGCTGGCCGAGGCCGTTGCTGCCGAGGATGCGGAAGCGGCTGCCGGGCTGGCCACGGCCGCCCATGAAGGCCAGCACAGCCTGGTAGAAGCGGCCGATGCCTGGCTGAAGGCCCAGGAGGCTGAGGAATATCCGGAAGAGGCGGCCGCCCCGGCTGAAGAAGCCGCACCCGCAGAGGAGGCGGCCGGCGCGGTCCCTACCGTCCAGGTGGGCTCCACCGAGGCGTTGGGCGAGTTCCTGATGGACGGCGCCGGCATGACCCTGTACTTGTTCCTGCGGGACGAACCCAACGTGAGCAACTGCTACGATGCCTGCGCCTCCCGCTGGCCTCCCCTGCTGGTGGACGGGGAGCCGGTGGCCGGTGAGGGGGTGGACCCGGCCCTGCTGGGGATCACTGAACGCACCGACGGCACCCTGCAGGTGACCTACAACGGCTGGCCCCTCTACTACTTCGCGCGGGACGAACGACCGGGCGATACCCTGGGCCAGGGCGTGGGTGACGTCTGGTACGTGATTTCGCCCACCGGCGAAGTTGTCCAGTAG
- the trpE gene encoding anthranilate synthase component I, whose product MSHYQPTLEEIRSLATQGNLVAVHRDLPADLETPVSVYLKLRANHRGPSFLLESVEKGEQLGRYSFIGVHAPMTAVATGDTTVIGGAGGSVLEIQHGDPLDVVKKVMADRRPVNLPGLPRFTGGVVGYFGYDLVRFMERLPTTASRDLDVPDMILLFSDNLVVFDHVRHKITVIANMRMEGDLRAAYADAVARIENIVADLRRPLIPPESKPCANGAQWHSNFTQAQHEENVRRAKEYIAAGDIFQVVLSQRLSRETEADPFTIYRALRMLNPSPYMFFLDFSGVAGVDGDPVRLIGSSPEMHVRLEDGIAYLHPIAGTRWRGRSPEEDAALAEELLADPKERAEHVMLVDLGRNDLGRVCQYGTVTVPTMMAVERYSHVMHIVSDVRGRIQPGHDAFSLLRATFPAGTVSGAPKVRAMEIIEELEGTRRGPYAGAVGYIDYDGTMDTCITIRTITMKGKTCYLQAGGGIVADSDPTYEYNESLNKARALAVAVEQAEKGL is encoded by the coding sequence ATGTCTCACTATCAGCCGACGCTGGAAGAGATCCGGTCCCTGGCCACCCAGGGCAACCTGGTGGCCGTCCATCGGGACCTGCCGGCCGACCTGGAGACGCCGGTCTCGGTCTATCTCAAGCTGCGGGCCAACCACCGGGGTCCCAGCTTCCTGTTGGAATCGGTGGAAAAGGGGGAACAACTGGGACGGTACAGTTTCATCGGCGTGCACGCGCCCATGACGGCCGTGGCCACGGGCGACACCACGGTCATCGGTGGGGCCGGCGGCTCCGTCCTGGAGATCCAGCATGGGGATCCCCTGGATGTGGTGAAAAAGGTCATGGCCGACCGCAGGCCGGTCAACCTCCCGGGCCTGCCCCGCTTCACCGGAGGCGTGGTGGGCTACTTCGGCTACGACCTGGTTCGCTTCATGGAGCGGCTGCCCACCACGGCCAGCCGCGACCTGGACGTCCCCGATATGATCCTGCTCTTCAGCGACAACCTGGTGGTCTTTGACCACGTGCGCCACAAGATCACGGTCATCGCCAACATGCGCATGGAAGGCGACCTGCGGGCCGCCTATGCGGACGCGGTGGCCCGCATCGAGAACATCGTGGCCGACCTCCGCCGCCCCCTGATCCCACCGGAAAGCAAGCCCTGTGCCAACGGCGCCCAGTGGCACAGCAATTTCACCCAGGCCCAGCACGAGGAAAACGTGCGCCGGGCCAAGGAGTATATCGCCGCCGGGGACATCTTCCAGGTGGTCCTCAGCCAGCGCCTCAGCCGGGAGACCGAGGCGGATCCGTTCACCATCTACCGGGCCCTGCGCATGCTGAACCCCTCGCCCTACATGTTCTTCCTGGATTTCAGCGGGGTGGCCGGGGTGGACGGCGACCCGGTGCGGCTCATCGGCTCCAGCCCGGAGATGCACGTCCGCCTGGAGGATGGCATCGCCTACCTGCATCCCATCGCCGGCACCCGCTGGCGGGGGCGCTCGCCCGAGGAGGACGCGGCCCTGGCCGAGGAACTCCTGGCCGACCCCAAGGAACGGGCCGAGCATGTGATGCTGGTGGATCTGGGGCGCAACGACCTGGGGCGGGTCTGCCAATACGGCACGGTGACCGTCCCCACCATGATGGCGGTGGAGCGCTACAGCCACGTGATGCACATCGTCAGCGACGTACGGGGGCGCATTCAGCCCGGCCACGACGCCTTCAGCCTGCTCCGGGCCACCTTCCCGGCGGGCACCGTCAGCGGTGCCCCCAAGGTGCGTGCCATGGAGATCATCGAGGAATTGGAGGGCACCCGCCGGGGCCCCTACGCCGGCGCGGTGGGCTACATCGACTACGACGGCACCATGGACACCTGCATCACCATTCGCACCATCACCATGAAGGGGAAAACCTGCTACCTCCAGGCCGGCGGCGGCATCGTGGCCGACAGCGACCCCACCTACGAATACAACGAATCCCTGAACAAAGCCCGAGCCCTGGCAGTGGCAGTAGAGCAGGCGGAGAAAGGGCTATGA
- a CDS encoding PRC-barrel domain-containing protein encodes MAQPRLLSASTMMGDDVVNPQGEKLGTLKELMIRVDDGRIEYAVLSFDEGLLENLLGTNKLFAIPWQLLQLDADNHRFILDVDDEVLENAPGFDRDHWPDHSHSYWTSEIHGYYNRYVVG; translated from the coding sequence ATGGCACAGCCAAGACTGCTTTCCGCCTCCACGATGATGGGCGATGATGTGGTGAACCCCCAGGGGGAGAAGTTGGGGACGCTGAAGGAGCTGATGATCCGTGTGGACGACGGACGTATCGAATACGCGGTGCTCTCCTTCGACGAAGGCCTGTTGGAAAACCTGTTGGGTACCAACAAGCTGTTCGCCATCCCCTGGCAACTGTTGCAGTTGGACGCCGACAACCATCGCTTCATCCTGGATGTGGATGATGAAGTATTGGAGAATGCGCCGGGCTTCGACCGGGATCACTGGCCCGACCATAGCCACTCGTACTGGACCTCTGAGATCCACGGGTACTACAACCGGTACGTGGTCGGTTAA
- a CDS encoding cupin domain-containing protein has translation MGPQWFVEDVVNRALFKTLGAWLRKLRPSQAAMDSTEHPRPHPQNQEHTMQLSETSMKGIARYLLDPDLNGEPLHLHISTVGPGERSHPPHRHGGYEAFYMLEGEGTLELDGETYVLKAGEAAVFDPQKLHGLVNHSHAPMRYLVVLANPGD, from the coding sequence ATGGGACCCCAATGGTTTGTCGAGGATGTGGTGAACCGGGCGCTCTTCAAAACCCTGGGCGCCTGGCTACGCAAGCTGCGGCCATCCCAGGCAGCGATGGACTCCACCGAGCATCCTCGCCCGCACCCACAAAATCAGGAGCATACCATGCAACTCTCTGAAACGTCCATGAAGGGGATTGCCCGCTACCTGCTGGATCCCGACCTGAACGGGGAACCCCTGCACCTACACATTTCCACCGTGGGGCCCGGCGAGCGCTCCCATCCGCCCCACCGGCACGGCGGCTACGAGGCATTCTACATGCTCGAGGGGGAAGGCACCCTGGAGCTGGATGGTGAGACCTACGTCCTGAAGGCAGGCGAGGCGGCCGTCTTCGACCCCCAGAAACTCCACGGCCTGGTCAACCACAGCCACGCCCCCATGCGCTATCTGGTCGTCCTGGCCAATCCAGGCGATTGA